A genomic stretch from Algoriphagus halophilus includes:
- a CDS encoding MarR family winged helix-turn-helix transcriptional regulator, whose translation MTQEQFAKYSFLLDRTARKVKQYAQQQFKSGDFDVTVDQWLVLKNLSENQLLSQTELAQLVFKDHPTLTRIIDLLCKKGYVERIPHPQDRRSFQLHLTDAGASKVTALRPQILEIREKAWENLHETDFEEFKRILNTIYKNLGGQEIEE comes from the coding sequence ATGACACAAGAGCAATTTGCAAAGTATTCGTTTCTCCTCGATCGCACTGCGCGAAAGGTGAAACAATATGCGCAGCAACAGTTTAAATCAGGGGATTTTGATGTGACGGTGGACCAGTGGTTGGTATTGAAAAATCTTTCTGAAAATCAATTGCTCAGTCAAACCGAGTTGGCACAACTGGTATTTAAAGACCACCCAACTCTAACTCGGATCATTGACTTGCTTTGTAAAAAAGGATATGTGGAGCGAATCCCGCATCCTCAAGACAGAAGAAGTTTCCAGCTGCATTTAACTGATGCAGGGGCTTCCAAAGTCACTGCTTTACGTCCTCAAATACTTGAAATCCGAGAAAAAGCATGGGAAAATCTTCATGAAACGGATTTTGAGGAGTTTAAAAGAATATTGAACACCATCTATAAAAACTTGGGCGGTCAAGAGATAGAAGAATAA
- a CDS encoding ABC transporter ATP-binding protein produces MRKKAVIGSNLSLGYQRGELRKEILKGLNFELYSGQLTCLLGPNGVGKSTLVKAILGEILPWKGSIQLFGENVQEYSSTNLARTLSVVLTEPVSPGNMTVGQLVALGRIPHTGWTGKLSKQDQEAVKKALADTKISYLEQERLSEISDGQRQKAMIARALAQNGQIMILDEPTAHLDLINRYEIMHLLREICQKQEKAILVVTHDLEIAMETADQFWLLTCGLPLISGIPEELVLSGEINQLLPGDKFHFDPEKGRIEKKIGSRKWKIVGDPISSFWVEKALDKSGILPVSEPIYVEKFPFSIQYKGILYSSLSDFLSFLLA; encoded by the coding sequence ATGAGGAAAAAGGCAGTAATCGGTAGTAATCTTAGTTTGGGATACCAAAGAGGAGAGCTCAGAAAAGAAATTTTGAAAGGATTGAACTTCGAACTCTATTCGGGCCAACTCACCTGCTTATTAGGCCCCAATGGCGTAGGAAAATCCACTTTGGTCAAAGCGATCTTAGGGGAAATTCTACCCTGGAAGGGAAGCATCCAACTTTTTGGGGAAAACGTTCAGGAGTATTCAAGTACCAACTTGGCTAGAACCCTCTCAGTAGTGCTAACAGAACCTGTTTCTCCGGGCAATATGACTGTGGGACAATTGGTAGCTTTAGGGAGGATTCCACACACTGGATGGACTGGAAAGCTTTCCAAGCAAGATCAAGAAGCGGTCAAAAAAGCGTTGGCAGATACCAAAATCAGTTATTTGGAACAGGAACGTTTATCAGAAATCAGCGATGGTCAGCGACAGAAAGCCATGATCGCAAGAGCTTTGGCACAAAATGGCCAAATCATGATCCTGGATGAACCAACCGCTCATTTGGACCTGATCAACCGGTATGAAATCATGCATTTGCTTCGGGAAATCTGCCAAAAACAGGAGAAAGCTATATTGGTGGTTACCCACGATTTGGAGATTGCCATGGAAACTGCCGACCAATTTTGGTTGCTAACCTGTGGTCTCCCTCTTATTTCAGGAATTCCAGAAGAATTGGTGCTATCAGGAGAAATCAACCAGCTTTTGCCTGGCGATAAATTTCATTTTGATCCAGAAAAAGGAAGAATTGAAAAAAAAATAGGCTCCAGAAAATGGAAGATTGTGGGAGATCCAATTAGTAGCTTCTGGGTAGAAAAAGCGCTGGACAAATCTGGTATTCTTCCTGTATCTGAACCTATTTATGTAGAAAAATTCCCTTTCTCAATTCAATACAAAGGAATTCTGTATTCATCCCTTTCAGATTTCTTGTCTTTTTTATTGGCATAA
- a CDS encoding iron ABC transporter permease — protein sequence MKNNRSVTFIFGAFAFLVCCFLMNVSLGSVTIPVSKIIHGFFTGEWEKASYEQIILHYRLPKAILAILAGIGLSISGLQMQTFFRNPLAGPYVLGISSGAGLGVAILILASSAFGLGLGTAISPWATVVAGTLGAALVLVIVSLVAWRIKDSMTLLIVGLMFGSAVSAIISVLSYFSGAEALKLFTVWSMGSLGGLVWNQILVLGLVILLGVIPMIISIKSFNAMLLGESYAKSMGINPTQLRWLMILSTGLLAGSVTAFCGPIAFIGIAVPHVARMIWKTADHRILFPASALMGGILLLICDAIGQLPGSAQTLPINAVTSLIGAPIVISLVLRKNFSKEF from the coding sequence ATGAAAAATAACCGGTCTGTTACATTTATTTTCGGGGCTTTTGCCTTTCTAGTTTGCTGCTTTCTGATGAATGTCAGTTTAGGATCCGTGACCATTCCTGTTTCTAAGATTATACATGGTTTTTTTACCGGTGAATGGGAGAAGGCATCTTATGAACAGATTATTCTCCACTACAGGTTGCCAAAGGCTATCCTTGCGATTTTAGCTGGAATTGGATTGAGTATCAGTGGACTGCAAATGCAAACTTTTTTTAGGAACCCACTGGCAGGCCCCTATGTTTTAGGAATCAGTTCAGGCGCAGGTTTAGGGGTTGCTATTTTGATTCTGGCAAGTTCCGCTTTCGGATTAGGATTGGGAACAGCGATCAGCCCTTGGGCAACAGTGGTTGCCGGCACTCTTGGAGCCGCCTTGGTATTGGTTATCGTAAGTTTGGTTGCTTGGAGAATAAAAGACAGCATGACCCTATTGATTGTAGGCCTGATGTTTGGCTCTGCGGTATCAGCGATCATCTCTGTCCTTTCCTACTTTTCAGGTGCAGAGGCTTTGAAACTCTTTACAGTATGGTCCATGGGTAGCCTGGGCGGGTTGGTATGGAATCAAATTTTGGTCTTAGGCTTGGTGATTTTGCTAGGAGTGATCCCTATGATTATTTCAATTAAATCCTTTAATGCCATGCTCTTGGGAGAAAGTTATGCCAAAAGCATGGGAATCAACCCCACCCAACTTCGCTGGTTGATGATTCTAAGTACAGGATTATTGGCTGGGAGTGTGACCGCATTTTGTGGACCTATCGCTTTTATAGGCATTGCAGTACCTCATGTAGCCAGAATGATTTGGAAAACGGCAGATCACCGAATCCTATTTCCTGCTTCTGCATTGATGGGCGGTATTTTATTATTGATCTGTGATGCGATTGGACAATTACCTGGCTCTGCCCAGACCCTACCCATCAATGCCGTAACCTCCTTAATCGGTGCACCGATCGTCATCAGCTTGGTATTGAGAAAAAACTTCAGTAAAGAATTCTGA
- a CDS encoding ABC transporter substrate-binding protein, with protein MNKIFKIFILNLLIFNVFSCKRKEQIQEIETKKISPIYANGFSLEQGDGFWIVKVLKPWTGAQETFSYLVLEENALPPIGDFDATIQLPIQKVILTSTTQIPHLDLLNETKKLIGFPNLNLISSPITRDRIKEGEITDLGAGASANTELIIDTDPDWIMISTLGDDLRYLEILKSAGIPAVINGEYVEQHPLGRAEWIKFTGILLGKYEAAKAQFEQVEHSYLEAEKLATSIPESAKPSVLSGVMYQDIWYAPGRDSWGAKILENAGGKYVFEDQEGTGSVQLNYEFVLDQAMKCTYWIGSADFSSIQAMGEAEPRYKAFEAWKLGNVYSYTHKRGETGGLEYFELGYMRPDLILKDLIKILHPKLLPDYELYFYEQLHEK; from the coding sequence ATGAATAAAATTTTTAAAATTTTCATTTTAAACCTACTGATTTTCAATGTCTTTTCCTGCAAAAGGAAAGAACAAATCCAAGAAATTGAAACTAAAAAAATCAGTCCTATTTATGCCAATGGATTCTCTTTGGAGCAAGGAGATGGATTTTGGATCGTGAAAGTTTTGAAGCCTTGGACGGGTGCTCAAGAAACTTTTTCCTATCTGGTTTTAGAAGAAAATGCGTTACCTCCTATTGGGGATTTTGATGCAACTATTCAGCTTCCAATCCAAAAAGTAATTCTTACTTCTACGACGCAAATCCCACATTTGGATCTGCTCAATGAAACCAAAAAATTGATCGGTTTCCCCAACTTGAACTTGATTTCGTCACCAATTACAAGAGACCGGATTAAGGAAGGTGAAATCACAGATTTAGGCGCTGGAGCCTCAGCCAATACTGAACTTATCATTGACACGGATCCAGATTGGATCATGATCTCCACGCTTGGGGATGATCTTCGCTATTTGGAGATTCTGAAATCAGCTGGTATTCCTGCAGTCATCAATGGTGAATATGTGGAGCAACACCCCTTAGGAAGAGCTGAATGGATTAAATTTACTGGAATCCTCCTCGGAAAATATGAGGCCGCAAAAGCTCAATTCGAGCAAGTTGAACATTCCTACTTGGAAGCTGAAAAACTTGCAACATCCATCCCTGAATCAGCAAAACCATCCGTATTAAGTGGAGTAATGTACCAAGATATTTGGTATGCACCTGGAAGAGATAGTTGGGGCGCAAAAATCCTTGAAAACGCAGGGGGGAAGTATGTTTTTGAAGATCAAGAAGGTACTGGTAGTGTACAACTTAACTATGAATTTGTATTGGATCAGGCCATGAAATGTACTTATTGGATTGGCTCTGCTGATTTCTCATCCATTCAAGCAATGGGGGAAGCTGAACCGAGATACAAGGCATTTGAAGCATGGAAGTTAGGAAATGTATATTCCTACACTCATAAAAGAGGCGAAACAGGGGGGTTGGAATATTTTGAATTGGGTTATATGAGACCTGATTTAATCTTAAAAGATTTGATTAAAATCCTTCATCCTAAGTTACTTCCTGACTATGAGTTGTATTTTTATGAACAACTCCATGAAAAATAA
- a CDS encoding TonB-dependent receptor — MKDAPIPETGILIWVRFITSIFSSSPSRKTFSLFRSGMILFLWVVSFFGVHPIVQDTVVLAEVEIYAPAIDRFAHGQKLQNWDKSQLETYQGRSLADLLQEQSPVFVRQYGAGMLASPSFRGTSAGHTALFWNGLPINSPSLGQSDLSILPVAAFDQVNLQFGNAGALFGNEAIGGSLHLQTKPKFSDGFHVGLTQQIGSFGTFNSYLEGEYSNSTISSSTRIYREFSKNNFPYKDLGQIGTPEVNQDHAQFEQVGLVQDFAWNVTEKSQLKAAVWYNHTDREIQAVMGSTSHDLQEDKSFKAVLDYYKFGNQSVWNFKTGLVKDDLLFNGSLSQTSQYFLGTDWDGTLSEVWTIKAGVRFTYIQADLSSYSTSDQRIEAYQSANYQFNDRLSFSLNLREFVYQDQFAPFTPNLGMDWELWKKENQQLLLKSSIGKGFKVPTLNDRFWEPGGNPDLLPEESWNGEVGLDWRREGNIAWRNGLTYFRMSVDNWIIWLPQGAVWTPENIKHVSNQGIEYLGEVSGEIYGWKWKGSWSYNWNRAITTQGIGETDPAIGKQLPYTPRHQANAKLTLLKNGFSAFLGTFYVGERAITADNPRLMSSYQLFHAGLAFQNIKWKEISVPISFQINNLFNTEYQVLYLRAMPGRSFQFNLSINL, encoded by the coding sequence ATGAAGGATGCACCAATTCCCGAAACAGGTATTCTGATTTGGGTAAGATTCATTACTTCTATTTTCTCTTCAAGCCCGAGTCGAAAGACATTCAGTTTATTTCGATCAGGCATGATTTTGTTTTTGTGGGTAGTTTCATTTTTCGGGGTACACCCGATCGTCCAGGATACAGTGGTATTGGCTGAAGTAGAAATCTATGCCCCTGCCATTGATCGATTTGCTCATGGACAAAAATTACAAAATTGGGATAAATCCCAACTTGAAACTTACCAAGGAAGATCCTTGGCCGATTTGCTTCAGGAACAATCACCCGTATTTGTGCGGCAATACGGAGCAGGGATGCTGGCATCTCCTTCTTTCAGGGGGACATCTGCAGGTCATACCGCCTTATTTTGGAATGGTCTACCCATCAATAGTCCATCCTTGGGGCAAAGTGATTTGTCTATTTTACCAGTTGCTGCTTTTGATCAGGTGAATTTGCAGTTTGGGAATGCCGGAGCACTGTTTGGGAATGAGGCCATCGGGGGGAGTTTGCATTTGCAGACTAAGCCCAAATTTTCGGATGGATTTCATGTTGGCTTAACCCAACAAATTGGAAGCTTTGGAACATTCAATTCGTATTTGGAAGGGGAGTATTCCAATTCCACGATCAGTTCGTCTACCCGAATCTATAGGGAGTTTTCAAAAAATAATTTTCCTTACAAAGACTTGGGGCAAATAGGAACTCCTGAGGTAAATCAGGATCATGCACAATTTGAACAAGTAGGATTGGTGCAGGATTTCGCCTGGAATGTCACCGAGAAATCACAACTCAAAGCTGCAGTTTGGTACAATCATACCGACAGGGAAATTCAAGCAGTGATGGGCTCCACGTCCCATGATCTTCAGGAGGATAAAAGTTTCAAAGCAGTTTTGGATTATTACAAGTTTGGCAATCAATCAGTTTGGAATTTTAAAACTGGTCTAGTGAAAGATGATTTGCTATTCAATGGAAGTCTGAGTCAAACCAGTCAATACTTTCTGGGAACAGATTGGGATGGGACATTGTCCGAAGTGTGGACAATTAAAGCAGGCGTTCGATTTACCTACATCCAAGCGGATTTGAGTTCCTACAGCACCAGTGACCAGAGAATAGAAGCCTATCAATCGGCTAATTACCAGTTCAATGACAGATTAAGCTTTTCACTGAACCTCCGTGAATTCGTATATCAAGATCAATTTGCCCCATTTACTCCTAACCTTGGAATGGACTGGGAACTATGGAAAAAGGAAAATCAACAACTCTTACTAAAGTCATCCATTGGTAAAGGCTTCAAGGTCCCTACACTCAATGATCGATTTTGGGAACCTGGCGGGAATCCTGATTTATTGCCCGAAGAAAGTTGGAACGGAGAAGTAGGCTTGGATTGGAGGCGAGAAGGAAATATAGCCTGGCGAAATGGCTTGACTTACTTTAGAATGAGTGTGGACAATTGGATTATCTGGTTACCACAAGGGGCTGTTTGGACACCTGAAAATATCAAGCATGTCAGCAACCAGGGAATAGAGTATTTGGGAGAAGTTTCCGGTGAAATATATGGCTGGAAATGGAAAGGAAGTTGGTCCTATAACTGGAACAGGGCCATTACTACTCAAGGAATTGGAGAGACTGACCCTGCTATCGGGAAGCAACTTCCTTATACACCAAGACACCAAGCGAACGCAAAGTTAACCTTATTGAAAAATGGATTCTCTGCTTTCTTGGGGACTTTTTATGTGGGGGAGAGAGCCATCACTGCGGATAATCCTCGACTGATGTCCTCTTACCAATTGTTCCATGCAGGTCTTGCTTTCCAAAATATCAAATGGAAAGAGATTTCAGTACCTATCAGCTTTCAAATCAATAATTTATTCAATACTGAGTACCAAGTGCTCTATCTCCGTGCCATGCCGGGAAGGTCTTTTCAATTTAATTTATCAATAAACTTATGA
- a CDS encoding YncE family protein — MKLKFNQLFGAFALSLILFACNDSDPEQPLGAYEQGILIMNEGNFGTNDGEVYHLDPSTETLTPTIFEAENFRPFAGLLEDMVPANDNLYLVANTGKVEIVDAGTFKSVGAITGDLDQPRSLAVVGSKLFISDYGPYDASYATPDSYVAVVDGLNGGVVSKKIEVSNKPEDLFAYGKYVFVAGSEEGKVEIIDAEKEEVIKTLEVDGHPAQFFEDNGTLWLYSTGSDEVYFQSFHLDNLTKATTNALPVANATGRIAFGNDHVFYLITSTGWPDYEDGVSRVSVLGPELDIDWITGSGFYGIGFDQVRNELYLSNSNGFQGNGSVTVYNEEGTEIRTFEVGRGPSGFLFY, encoded by the coding sequence ATGAAGTTAAAATTCAACCAACTATTTGGAGCTTTTGCGCTCAGTTTGATTCTTTTTGCGTGTAATGATTCAGATCCCGAACAACCATTAGGGGCCTATGAACAAGGTATTTTAATTATGAATGAGGGGAATTTTGGGACAAATGACGGGGAAGTTTATCATTTGGATCCAAGTACAGAAACCTTGACACCTACTATTTTTGAAGCTGAAAATTTTAGGCCATTTGCAGGTTTGTTGGAAGATATGGTTCCTGCAAATGACAATTTGTATTTAGTAGCAAATACAGGGAAAGTAGAAATTGTTGATGCTGGAACTTTTAAAAGTGTCGGGGCAATAACAGGGGATTTAGACCAACCTCGTTCCCTGGCCGTGGTAGGGAGTAAGCTCTTTATTTCTGATTATGGTCCATATGATGCCTCGTATGCCACTCCAGATTCATATGTCGCGGTAGTGGATGGTTTAAATGGAGGAGTCGTTTCCAAAAAAATTGAAGTGTCCAATAAACCTGAGGACCTATTTGCCTATGGGAAGTATGTGTTTGTGGCAGGTTCCGAAGAAGGGAAAGTTGAAATTATTGATGCCGAAAAAGAAGAAGTGATCAAAACTTTGGAAGTGGATGGACATCCTGCACAGTTCTTTGAGGACAATGGCACCCTTTGGCTATATTCTACCGGTTCAGATGAGGTTTATTTCCAATCTTTTCATTTGGATAATTTGACTAAGGCCACCACTAATGCGCTTCCGGTTGCCAATGCCACAGGAAGAATTGCTTTTGGAAATGATCATGTGTTTTACCTGATTACCAGTACTGGATGGCCTGATTATGAGGACGGGGTATCCAGAGTTTCTGTATTGGGACCAGAATTGGATATAGATTGGATAACCGGATCTGGATTTTACGGGATAGGATTTGATCAAGTCAGAAATGAGCTTTATCTCTCCAATTCCAATGGTTTTCAAGGAAATGGTTCGGTAACTGTATACAATGAAGAAGGTACTGAAATCAGGACTTTTGAAGTAGGGAGAGGTCCTTCCGGATTTCTTTTTTATTAA
- a CDS encoding nucleotidyltransferase substrate binding protein: protein MKTLPQTCEQCLEEYQVALEDLRSYIQRARKIGLTEFQARELIINFEVAHELALKVMTKYFEKQGKGPFSGSRDLTAEAFHADLIDDGKAWLDIVIDRIQYNPVYAIDTQDKFLDNIQHKYIHMLEKFEDVMSDKLN from the coding sequence ATGAAGACCTTACCTCAAACTTGCGAGCAATGCTTAGAGGAATACCAAGTAGCTTTGGAAGACCTTCGCTCCTATATTCAAAGAGCCAGAAAAATCGGATTAACTGAATTCCAAGCGCGTGAGTTGATCATTAATTTTGAAGTGGCCCATGAACTTGCCCTTAAAGTCATGACCAAATATTTTGAAAAACAAGGGAAAGGTCCCTTTTCCGGATCCAGAGACTTGACGGCCGAAGCCTTCCATGCAGATCTAATAGATGATGGGAAAGCCTGGCTTGATATTGTGATAGATAGGATACAGTATAATCCTGTATATGCCATTGATACGCAAGATAAATTCTTGGATAACATTCAACATAAATACATTCATATGTTGGAGAAATTTGAGGATGTAATGAGTGACAAGCTCAACTAA
- a CDS encoding S1C family serine protease, with protein sequence MKSLIKTIGLPFLSGLAGAAIWTTLSFSDSKDQVLPTPSPKMEQMSFASDYSPNRTLPDSPPTSFVEASENSTQSVVFIKNFSGTDPRRYSMFDYFFGSGPSQQVSSGSGVIISDDGYIVTNNHVIDRAETIEVIHQKKTYKARLVGTDKNTDIAVLKIDAEGLPAIKRGKSRDLKIGEWVLAVGNPFNLTSTVTAGIVSAKERQINILGGDFPLESFIQTDAPINPGNSGGALVNVNGELVGINTAILSRTGSYTGYGFAVPVDIAMKVSNDLIQYGEVQKAIPGIEAVEITPELAEEMNIKTLDGVIITHVVRNGAAEEAGLQRSDVITQLGDQEITGMGSFEEALSYYYPGQKLPVTFFRNGSPETVQLTLQNLEGGSGIIKREYYSSALLGAKLEAVNTIEKDKMGIDYGIKLTGMTRGYLRDLGLREGFIITQINREPARDPKIVGKFLEEYSGKLLLEGVATSGQPFMQSYTIR encoded by the coding sequence ATGAAAAGTCTTATTAAAACAATTGGTTTACCTTTTCTCTCTGGATTAGCTGGTGCAGCAATTTGGACCACTCTAAGTTTTTCAGATTCAAAAGATCAGGTACTACCTACCCCATCTCCAAAGATGGAACAAATGAGTTTTGCTTCCGATTACTCACCCAATCGGACGCTACCAGACTCCCCTCCTACATCATTTGTAGAGGCTTCCGAAAATAGCACTCAATCTGTCGTCTTTATCAAAAATTTCTCTGGTACAGATCCAAGACGTTACAGTATGTTTGATTATTTCTTTGGCTCAGGACCATCCCAACAGGTAAGCTCCGGTTCAGGAGTGATTATTTCTGACGATGGATACATAGTTACCAATAACCATGTCATAGACCGAGCAGAAACCATTGAAGTGATCCATCAAAAGAAAACTTATAAAGCCAGACTGGTCGGTACGGATAAAAATACAGACATCGCCGTTTTAAAAATTGATGCAGAAGGACTTCCTGCTATTAAAAGAGGAAAAAGCCGAGATCTGAAAATCGGGGAATGGGTGTTGGCTGTAGGAAATCCGTTCAATTTGACCTCCACCGTTACCGCCGGAATCGTATCTGCGAAGGAACGTCAGATCAATATTTTGGGAGGTGATTTTCCATTGGAAAGCTTTATACAAACTGATGCCCCTATTAACCCCGGTAACTCAGGGGGAGCTTTGGTCAACGTGAATGGCGAGCTCGTAGGAATCAATACAGCCATTCTCTCTAGAACGGGGTCCTATACCGGATACGGCTTTGCAGTACCAGTAGATATTGCCATGAAAGTATCTAATGATCTGATTCAATATGGGGAAGTACAAAAAGCAATTCCAGGTATTGAAGCAGTGGAAATCACTCCGGAACTTGCAGAGGAAATGAATATCAAAACCTTGGATGGTGTGATCATCACGCATGTAGTAAGAAACGGAGCAGCAGAAGAAGCTGGACTACAAAGAAGCGATGTGATTACGCAACTAGGAGATCAGGAAATCACCGGGATGGGTAGCTTTGAAGAAGCACTTTCCTATTATTACCCAGGGCAGAAATTACCAGTGACTTTTTTCCGAAATGGATCTCCAGAAACCGTTCAGTTAACACTCCAAAACCTGGAAGGTGGAAGTGGCATTATCAAAAGAGAATACTATAGCTCTGCCTTACTAGGCGCTAAATTGGAAGCCGTCAATACCATTGAAAAAGATAAAATGGGAATAGATTATGGCATTAAATTGACCGGAATGACCAGGGGCTACTTAAGGGATTTGGGACTTCGCGAAGGCTTCATTATTACTCAGATCAATCGTGAACCTGCCAGAGATCCAAAAATAGTAGGTAAGTTTTTAGAAGAATATAGTGGAAAACTTTTGCTGGAAGGGGTAGCTACCAGTGGTCAACCTTTTATGCAGAGCTATACCATCAGGTAA
- a CDS encoding 1-deoxy-D-xylulose-5-phosphate reductoisomerase → MTEQKRVAILGSTGSIGTQTLEVIRQHSSDFQVEVLTAQNNAGLLIQQALEFNPNAVVIGNEAHYAQVRDALIPKDIKVFAGQKAIAQVVEMETIDIVLTALVGYSGLIPTIHAIKAGKQIALANKETMVVAGEIITALAKEYRVNIYPVDSEHSAIFQCLVGEFHNPIEKIILTASGGPFRGKDRTFLETVTKAQALKHPNWEMGAKITIDSASLMNKGLEVIEAKWLFGLTTDQIEVVVHPQSIIHSLVQFEDGSLKAQLGLPDMRIPIQFALSFPDRLKSDFERFDFINYPQLTFEKPDIETFQNLQLAYDALAKGGNAPCVLNAANEVAVDAFLKEEVGFLEMSDLIGETLSKTEFILQPNLEDYVETDRRAREITEQLIKRKV, encoded by the coding sequence ATGACAGAACAAAAGCGCGTAGCCATCTTAGGTAGTACCGGAAGTATCGGAACTCAAACTTTGGAGGTAATTCGCCAACATTCTTCAGACTTCCAAGTCGAAGTCCTTACCGCTCAAAATAATGCAGGTTTGTTGATCCAGCAGGCTTTGGAGTTTAATCCAAATGCCGTGGTGATTGGGAACGAAGCCCATTATGCGCAGGTAAGAGATGCATTAATTCCGAAGGATATTAAAGTATTTGCCGGCCAAAAAGCAATTGCGCAGGTGGTAGAAATGGAAACCATTGATATAGTTTTGACTGCTTTGGTAGGCTATTCTGGTTTGATACCTACGATCCATGCTATCAAGGCGGGGAAACAAATTGCCCTGGCCAATAAGGAAACCATGGTGGTTGCTGGAGAAATTATCACAGCTTTAGCGAAAGAATACCGGGTAAATATCTACCCTGTAGATTCCGAGCATTCTGCAATATTCCAATGTTTGGTAGGAGAGTTTCATAATCCTATTGAGAAAATCATTCTTACCGCTTCTGGAGGACCATTTAGAGGAAAGGACAGAACATTTTTGGAAACAGTGACCAAAGCTCAGGCTTTAAAGCATCCTAATTGGGAGATGGGGGCCAAGATCACCATAGATTCTGCCTCATTGATGAATAAAGGCTTGGAGGTAATCGAAGCAAAATGGCTTTTTGGGCTAACAACTGATCAGATTGAAGTGGTTGTACACCCACAAAGTATCATACATTCTTTGGTACAATTTGAAGACGGATCATTAAAAGCGCAACTCGGCTTGCCGGATATGCGTATTCCCATTCAGTTCGCCCTGAGTTTCCCCGATAGATTGAAAAGTGATTTTGAGCGATTCGATTTTATTAATTATCCTCAATTGACCTTTGAGAAACCGGATATTGAGACTTTTCAAAATCTTCAACTGGCCTACGATGCATTAGCAAAAGGAGGCAATGCTCCTTGTGTCTTGAATGCAGCAAACGAGGTGGCCGTAGATGCATTTCTAAAAGAAGAGGTAGGATTTCTGGAAATGTCTGACCTGATAGGGGAGACACTTTCCAAAACAGAGTTTATCTTACAGCCGAATCTGGAAGATTATGTGGAGACAGATCGTAGGGCTAGAGAAATTACAGAACAATTAATTAAGCGTAAAGTATAA